ATTTGCCCGGTACAACCGTAGGGCGTAACCCGCAGGCGCAACCAGTGGGGGGCGCAATTAAATCGGTACGCGTGGGACAGTTTAACGGCCAGACAACTCGCCTGGTGATCGAGTTAAACCCCGGTTACACCCTAGATCCCCAAAAAGTTATAGTCCGAGGCACAACAGCCAGCCGGTGGACAGTACAATTACCGACTCCCCAAGCGATTGCTGAAGCTCCTGGAGATTCCCCCCTGGAACCGTCCCCTGGAACAAGCTCAGACACAGCGGGTTCACCCACTGTGCTGGAGAATGTACGGGTTACACCCGATGGATTGTTCCTTCGTACAAGCGGACGCTCTCCCCAGGTTAAAGTGCAGCGCACACGAGATCGCACAGTTGTTAACATAGAGCTGCAAAATGCGACGATTAGGCCCGATTTACAGGGATTCGAGCAAGCGGTAAATCGCTATGGTATCCAGCAACTGAAAGTCAGCCAAGTGAGAAATTCCGGGCCGGTGGCTCGCGTTTCTCTAAAAGTCACCAACCCCAAGGACGAATGGGAGGCAACGGTCACCAACTTAGGCGGGGTGATCGTTTTGCCCAAAGGCGCAGGAGTCGCTTCGGGTAGCCCAAACCAGCCATCAGAATCGGCAAATCCCGGCAATGTAGCCACCATCGAAGCGGTTCAGCTGGCCGCGAATGGCTCACAACTTTTAATTAGAACAGATAAGCCATTTACCTACACCAGCGATTGGGATCAAGGATCTGGCGCTTACAAGATTGTGATTGCCTCAGCGCGGGTGGGTGCCAAAGTCAGAAGTCCCATAACAAATGCCAGATCTTCTCTCTCATCTGTGCAGATCCAGCAAACAGGCTCAAGCACGGTGGCAATTCTGGTGCGACCGGCAGCCGGTGTGCAAATTACAGAACTCAATCAGCCCACAGCCCAACTACTATCCTTGCAACTGCAACGCGCTGAAAGCAATAACGCACCACCGCCGAGAAGCAATTACCCACCCTCGCCAAACTCCGGCATTCGCAACGGGCGAGCTGTGGTCATTGTCGATCCAGGACATGGCGGACGCGATGTCGGTGCAGTTGGGATTGGCGCAATTCGGGAGGCAGACATTGTGCTGGACATCTCGCTACAGGTGGCGCAACTGTTGGAACAACAGGGGGTACAGGCAATTTTAACCAGGTCAGATGACCGGGAAATTGACCTAGAACCTCGCGTGCAATTAGCTGAACGGGTGAATGCGAGTTTGTTTGTGAGCATCCACGCCAATGCCATTGACATGAGCCGGCCTGAAGTGAATGGCATTGAAACGTATTACTACTCCAACGGTGAGCGTTTAGCTGCGACCATCCACAACAGTATGCTGCAAAGCACCGGCTCTCGCGATCGCGGAGTACGACAAGCCAGATTTTATGTCTTACGGAAAACCTCAATGCCGGCTGTTTTAGTCGAAACAGGTTTTGTCACTGGTGCTGAGGACGCACCTAAACTTGCCAACGCCGCTTACCGGCAACGCATGGCAGAAGCCATCGCTCGCGGTATCCTGCAATACATCCAACAAAATCGATAGACCTCTCCTGATGGAGCAACCTGTGTCCTTGAATTCACAACTGAGCACTCAGAAATCAGAAGACGGAATGAATTCATCCTTCTCTCCCAAATCCCTCAATCCTTCATCCTTCACTGGAGAACCCCAGCGCGACAGAATTGGAATTTTTGACAGCGGTGTGGGTGGCCTCACTGTTTTGAGGGAACTCTACCGGCAGCTTCCCCATGAATCTATCCTGTATTTTGGGGATACGGCACGTTTGCCCTACGGAACTCGCTCACAAGCCGAAATTGTGCAGTTCGTGCGTGAGATTCTCACCTGGATGATGGAACAGGGCGTGAAAATGGTGATCATGGCCTGCAACACCAGTTCAGCTCTTGCCTTGGAAGCTGTGCGATCTGAATTTCCCCTGCCTATTTTGGGCGTGATTCTTCCAGGTGCTCGCGCTGCTGTTCAGCAAGGGCGGCGAATTGGGGTGATCGCCACGCCGGCAACGGCTGCTAGCAATGCCTACCGCCGCGCCATTTTAGAAATGGACGCCGAGGCTAGGGTTTGGCAAGTGGGCTGTCCGGAGTTTGTGCCCCTGATCGAGCAAGGGCGGATCGACGACCCCTATACTTACGAAGTGGCGCGGGAATACCTGGCACCGCTGATGCAGCAGCAGATTGACACCCTGATCTATGGCTGCACCCATTATCCTCACTTAGCGCCGGTGTTGCGCCAGATATTGCCCCCCTCGGTGCAGTTGGTCGATCCGGCTGTGTGGGTGGTGATAGCAGCCGCCCAGGAATTGGAAGTGCTGGGTTTGCGGGACAACCAGCCCCCCTTGCCCACGCGGTTTACGGTGAGTGGGTGCCCGCAACAGTTTGCCCAACTGTCTGTGCAGTGGTTGGGTTTCACACCGGCTGTCGAAAAGGTGTCTTTGCCGGCAGTTTTCTACCAGCCTGTGCCTTTAGAATCTGCTGAATAAGAACCCGTCGGGCGGTGAGTTCACCGTCCTGTGCGCCGTTCCTCGTCGGCTGCTTTTACACAAGGCAAAGCGATTGTACCGCCTGTGATCCACGGCGAACCTAACTGAGTTCACAGGCACTTTGCTGAATTTAAAGTTTAAATCCCAGGATTTCTTTGAGCAAAACTCAACAGCACATAGATTGTTAACAAATAACCTGTTGCCAGAAAGGGAATAATCAGAGGAATTTCATGGTAAGTCATAGTACGGCCAGAATACGAGAGATACGTTAAGTTAAATAGAAAATAAGAAGGCTTTCAGCAAACCGAATCTAATGCCGGTTTAAAATCCTGTTTTGTGATTGAACTGTACCTGGATTACTCGCCCTAACCCTATTTCAAAATTTGCTGACTTTCTAACCTTCTTTAAAGATTAGGCAGTTTCCCAGCGAGTTGTGAACACAAACGACGAGTCCTTGTGTCAAATGCGGCAGCTATTTTTATTTATAGAACACGGTTGCGGGTGCCGACTGCACTGCCAAGCGAGTGCCCCGTTGCCCACGAACTGCAATCAATGCAATTGCACTGAGGGCAGCACTTTCAACTCAAAACCCTCACTCTTAGAGTTTCGCCTCAGTCCTACGCTAATTCCACTACAGAACGCAGTGGCTAGCTTCAGGCAAGCTGCTTTCTCTAGGCTGAAGCCGCATTAAAAAGCGAGGCGTGGTTGGCTGTTTTCCAGTGACTCAGGAAATGCCCGTTTTCAAATGTCCTTAGCCCTCCAAACGAGCCGAACCCGAAAAACCGAATCACACAGCAGCAGCCCTCAACCTCCATTACCCGCCGGCTAAATAACCCTCGGTCATTAAGAGGTCAAAGAAAGTTAATTGAGTCTAGCTTCCAGACGTAGCGGGCTATGTCCGTTTATAAAGAGGCCATTGTCCAAAAAGACACTAGCGTAAACCCGGTATGCCTGATCGATCTTCGGATGCTCTATTTCAGGAGTCGCTCAAGTATCCTGAAAGACTACGGTTAGCTTTTGCAAACAACACGAACTCGTGAGAAGACAACGGTAAACAGTTAAAACTTAAAAATGAGAAAACCCATCTTTTACCTGATGCCTTTTTTGAGAGTCGGGTTGATAGCTCCGGGCTACAAGCCCCCGTAAAAAGCGCAGAGCATTTTCCGGTAAATAATATACAGGTATTTCAAGATTCCCTGTAATTTTATTGCCGACAAAATATATGGAATTTGTGAATTTCTTATTATCTAAAGTAACACAGTATGCGTGATTTTTACAGGGTGTTGGGGCAGATGCTTAATAAATCTACATACTTAAGGGCGAACCAGGGCAGTATTGTTGAGTCAAGCTGTCGCTGTGCCGATTGAAGCGGATAAAAGTACGTCGTTGATTCAGCAGCCAAGTGGGGCAAAGCAGCGGGAAGCGTTGATTTTGCTGAGTTTTTGCTCCGAGAAGGGTCACCGTCAACCCACCCTTGCCTATGGACCTTCTAGCACCGGCTACCCCTTCACAATTAAATTGGCCCGTACAGATAATTGAAACAAAACTTCCCTATCTGAAAGCCTTAGCTTAGAATAAGGAGCAGATATGTAAACTTTCGTAACTAACGCCTGAGCCGGCCTATCCATGACCTCAGCCACCTCCCTATTTTCCCCCGTTGAAGCAGACCTGCGGGTGCTGACAGAGAACTTAAAACAACTCGTCAGTGCTCGTCATCCGATCTTGTTCGCTGCGGCAGAACACCTATTCGGTGCCACGGGAAAGCGAGTGAGGCCAGCAATTGTCCTGCTGATCTCGCGAGCAACAATGCAGGAGCTCGACATCACCCCCCGTCACCGCCGGCTGGCAGAAATTACGGAAATGATCCACACGGCAAGCTTGGTACACGACGATGTGGTGGACGAGTCAGAAGTCCGTCGGGGAATTCCCACCGTTCACAGCAGCTTTGGTAATCGAGTGGCTGTGCTGGCAGGCGATTTCTTATTTGCCCAGTCTTCCTGGTATTTGGCCAATTTAGATAACTTAGCGGTTGTCAAACTTCTGTCCGAAGTGATTATGGATTTGGCAGAAGGAGAAATTCAGCAAGGACTGAACCGTTTTGACACTGACTTTTCAATAGAAGCTTACTTAGAAAAGAGCTACTACAAAACAGCTTCTTTGATCGCCAACAGTTCTAAAGCAGCCGGTTTACTCAGTGAAGTTTCGGAAGAACTAGCAGAAGATTTGTACAGCTATGGACGTCATATCGGTCTGGCTTTCCAGATTGTGGATGATATCTTAGACTTTACGGGTTCTACAGAAGCACTAGGCAAGCCGGCAGCGTCCGATCTAAAAAGTGGAAATCTGACAGCGCCGGTGTTATTCGCCCTGGAAGAAAAGCCTTACTTAGAAGCCCTAATCGAGCGAGAATTTTCCCAAGCAGGAGATATAGAACAAGCCCTCGCTTACATTAAAGAAAGTACCGGCATTGATCGCTCCCGCGAATTAGCTGCACACCACGCTCAGCTAGCAGTGCAGCACATAACCAAGTTACCGCCATCAGAGCCGCGTCAAACTTTAATTAACCTAGCCGACTACGTTTTAAGCCGGCTTTATTAGGATTTTAGAGGGAGATTTGTCACAATCTGTGCATCTAAAGTCCAGGCTAAATTCCCTCAGGCAATATCTGGGGGAATCTGGTTAAAATTTGGTGTCGGCGGGGACAGATGTTGTTGCAACAGGGACTGAATGAGATTTTGCACATCCTCACGCCGAACCTCAGTCGCCGCGTCCAGAGTTCCGGGCGTTTCAAAAAAAACCGTACTGTCAACCGTATTGAGGGCCACCATTTGAAACAATATGTGGGTGACAGGAACCGGCAGAGCCATCACTTGCGGATCTTGGGGAGCAAAGGCTCCACTAGCAGCGTCTTTAAGGGTAGGAAAGGCATAGATCGCACGTTTTTCGACATTGGGTTGTGCACGATTGCTTAAAGTGGTCAACACCCAATCATGATCAAGGGTTTGCAGGATGTAGTATTGGGAATGGCGCAGCTGAGCGGCCAGCCATTTCAGTGCCGGTGCGATCGCGGCTACAATTTGGGGGGTTGTGCCGTCTTGGGGGGCATTGTCCACGAGGGCTTGAAGTTGTTGGTCTAAATCCATCTGAATTTTGAGGCGCTTCTATACTTTGAGTGTAACGGGACAAGCGATCATCAGCCGAGGGGCGTGGCATACAGTGCCGGTGAAAGTAACATTTTAATTGCCGGTTTAATTCAACCCACATAAGTTTAGTTTCAACAGCTTGTGCTAGGGTTTTCGATAGCGATTAACCATTAAAGGGGAGAGCTGCCAGGGCGTGGAAGCAATATTTCAGCTGCTGTTTAGTGAACTCAAACAGTCCACTCGTGCATCTGAGCACAACTGCCGAGATGTGGCAATGCGGATCGGCGAAGAAGTCACTCGGATCTGCGACCAAAGCCAGCGCATTCAGGCATCCGGAGAAGTAGAAGTCTGGGCGACAACTTTGGCTCGGCATCGCTTACAGCAATGTCTTAACTATTACGCCGTGGGGTCGCGTCAAGGACGAGTAGAATTACACAGCACCCTCAGTGCCATTGTCTATCGTTACATCACGCCTCCCCAAGCACAAGCCGGCTATCAAGCGCGGCTAACCCTGATAGAAGATTTTTTGCAGGGATTTTATCTGGAATCCTTAAATGCCTTTCGGCGGGAGGCGCAGCTCAGTGCGACTTACAGCCCCAAAACGCTGTTAGAACTCTCCGAATATATGGCCTTCGTGGAACGCTATGGCAAGCGGCGCATTCCTTTGCGTGGGGGACGCAGCCAGCAGCTGATTATTCTGCGGGCGCAAACATTTTCGCAACAGCAGCCCCTAGAAACCTCTGTAGACATGGAGCAGGCAGCAGAGGGAGCCGGTGTCGAGTCAGATCAGACGTGGAACGACACCTCTGTACAGCAAGTACGGGAGCTGATGGTTGCTAAAGAACCTGAACCGATGGTTGAGGATCTGCGCCAAGAGGTCATTAAAGAATTAATGGCTTATCTGGAAGAAAATCAGCGAAGCGACTGTGCGGATTACTTTGCGCTGCGCTTGCAAGATTTAACGACCCACGAAATTGAGTCTATTCTGGGTTTGACACCTAGACAGCGCGATTACTTACAGCAGCGTTTCAAATACCATCTCATTCGGTTTGCACTTCGCCATCGTTGGGAACTCGTGCATCAGTGGCTGGAAGCGGATTTAGAGAAAAACCTAGGGCTTGTGCCGCAGCAGTGGCAAGAGTTGCACGAAAAAATTGGTCAAGAAAATTCTGAACTGCTACGGTTAAAACAAAAGGGAAAAGCTGATACGGAAATCGCACAAATCTTGGGTTGTACAGTTAACCAAGTGCAGAAACGGTGGTTTAAGCTGCTGGAGCAAGCCTGGGAAATTCGCAATCGTTTAGTGTCCGGAGAGGGTACATCTACTAATGAATAGAGACTCAGAAGCGCTACAAAGTTTGTTCGCTTGGCTGTTACAGGATCCCCCCATAAATGCCTCTCCCCAAGCTGGAGACTTCTCCAGCTCAGGGACTTCTGCGGGCGATGACGGGGTAGAAGACCTGGAGTTGGCTGACATAGACCCCCTGGATTCGGAAGAGGAGACCCCCCCAATCTCTAGTCACCGTGCATCGCAAGTCCTTCCCCCGGATCGAGGTGGTCAACAACTCAAACTGGGAGACATACCTGCCGTGCAAGATCGTTTTCACGCGCTGCTGAAGCGTCGAATGCAAATTGAGATCCAAGAGAAGCTGCCGCTTTTTCCTTGGGAAACTGAGGTGTTGGAATATCCTGACTGCGGATTTGAGGCGCAAGTTCCCGAACAGTCTTTATGGACTGCTCAACTACAAACGCTTAAACTGCCAGTCCGGGTTCCGGAAACCGTTTTAGCCCCACTTCTGGATCGATGCCAGGAGTTGGTGCAATCTTCTCTGCGGGAAGGGGTAAAGCTGGTGCGTGCTGTAGAAGCCCTATTTCCCGATCAGTCCCAAACACTAAACAATATCGCTGGGCAAATGCTGCTGGGACCGGCTCGTGGTGGTTACAATTTCCCTGATACTTACGAAGCTGCTACTCAGGCTCAACAGATTTTACTGTCACTCCTGGCGGCGCGGGAGATCGTGGGCAATCTGACGCTGAAAGTCTCACCGACTCAGCTGAGGGTGGAACGGCAATGGCTAACTGCGGCTGGTGTGCTGAACTTGGACGGAGAATATCAACCGGAAGGTCAGTTTCCCCGTCTGCGGATTCAAAGCCTACTGCCTTGTGGTGGCAGTTTGCAGTTAAGGTGCGGCCAAGCCCTAGCAACTGCACAGCGTCCTGATGCGGGGTGCTTAAGTGTGGAAATGTTCGACCCACAACCGGGCCAGACTTATTCTTTAGAAGTGCGTTTTCAAAACTTGGAAAACAAACCTCTGATGTTGGCTGTTTGCCCCACTTTATAGCAATTTTCGATTTTTGATTTTAGATTGAAAATGCATCCAAAATCAAAAATTGATTATGTCTACCTCGTCAGGGATTCGGCAGCTGCGAAATACTCCGTTGTTGGGCAATCTGTGGCGGCGTCTTCAGGCTGTGCCGGCACCAGTAGCAGAGGACTCTATCTTGCTGCGGGTGTTGGTTCAAGCGCTTGTTATTGTTGGGATTGTGGCCACCGATATTGCCGCTGAGACTCAGTTGAGTCTGTGGGCGGTGCCATTGAGCATTGCGGGTGCCACTTGGAGTTGGTACCGGCGACGCCGGCCTAATGTGCCGATTAAGTTCTTAATTGCGATCGGAATGCTCGTGGCTTTGGCGCTGTTCTTTCAGGGTCTATTTGCCTCGGCCATTAACGCAACGAATGATACGCGCTTGGTGTTGGCTCAGTTGCTCATTCAACTACAGGTACTTCATAGCTTCGACCTGCCACGCCGCAAGGATTTGGGCTATTCAATGGTGATTGGGCTAATTCTGTTAGGGGTTGCCGGCACCATCTCTGAAACGTTAGCGTTCGGGCCACTCTTGCTGGTTTTTTTAGCGCTAGCTCTGCCCACTTTAGTCCTTGATTACCGTTCGCGGTTGGGGTTGAACCCAGGCAAAAGCAAACAGGCAGCCGTCAAAAGAAAGCCAAAAGAAACTCGAAAACTTTTTACGTTTTACCTTTTACTTTTTACTTTAATTGTTGGGCTGGGTTTGGGAATTTTCGCCTTGCTACCCCGCTTTCCCGGTTACCAGTTGCGGACATTTCCGGTGAGTGCCCCGATAAATGTTGAGGGTGAATTTGATAGCAGCCGCATTTTCAATCCGCGTTCTGGAAAAGCGGGAAATGAAGGCACTGGACAAGGGATAGGCAGCGGGCCAGGACAGGTCGATGAGAACTTTTACTCTGGCTTTAACACGGAGATGAACCTAAACCTGCGGGGTGAGATGAAACCCCAAGTGGTGATGAGGCTGCGATCTCAAGCGCAGGGATTTTTGCGAGTGCTAGCGTTCGACCGATACACCGGCCAAGGTTGGCAAATTTCCCGCAATGAGACAACGCAGAAGGTGAATCGACCCTCTTGGACTTATCAATTTTTTCTGAATGTGCTGCCTACGGCTAATCGCGTTGAGGAGGTAATTCAAACTTATACCGTTATCTCGGATATGCCTAACCTGATTCCGGTTCTGTCCCAACCCCGGCAGATTTACTTTCCCACACAGGAAATAGCGGTGGATACAGAAGGAGGTCTACGAGCGCCGGTTGGATTAGGCGAGGGACTAACCTACAGTGTGATTTCGCAAGTGCCCTACCGCAACCGTGCGGTGTTGAGCAAAGTAAAGCCCCTTTCTCCTAATAGCCGTAACTACAAGGACATCCGAAATTATTACCTACAGGTTCCTCCTAAAATTGCTAGTAAGGTCAAGCAACGCACTGAGGAATTGTTAGCCCTGTCGCCACAACCAATTATTTCTCCTTATGAAAAAGCGCTTTATCTCGCCCAAGCGGTAAAGCAACGCTATGCGATTGAGCCAAATCTACCGTTTTTCGAGGAAGATGAAGACATGGTGGAAGCTTTCTTGTTTAAATATCAAGGAGGCTATCCGGACCACTTCTCTACAGTTCTCGCGGTGATGCTGCGTTCAATAGGCATTCCGGCGCGACTGGTGGCCGGTTATGCCCCTGGAGAGTTTAATCCCTTCACCGGCTTCTATATCGTCCGCAACACGGATGCCTACGCGATGACGGAGGTATATTTCCCCAATCACGGCTGGTTTGCTTTTGATCCGATCCCCGGTCATGAATTGATTCCACCTTCGATTGAAGAAAACCAAACGTTTAGTGTGTTGCGTCAGTTCTGGAATTGGGTTGCCGGCTGGCTACCTTCGCCAGTGGCTGGTTTTTTAAACACGTTGTTCGGTGGATTGATCGGCTGGCTACTTGCAACAGTTGCTTGGTTGTGGGGGGTCTTTTCTCAAGGCTGGGGCGGTTTATTTATGGGCCTGCTTTTTGCGATTTGCCTGGGCTTTTTAGGCTGGTTAGGTTGGAACCAGTGGCGAGCATGGCGATATCGGCGATGGCTGGCTAAGTTGCCTCCGATGGAACGTCTTTATCAGCAAATGCTCGGTTGGTTATCGACCCAAGGATTCCGCAAGCACCCAGCTCAAACGCCTTTAGAATATGCCCACGAGTCGCAGCAGCACCATTCTGGCGGGTTGGCCCAGACAATTGAGGAAATTACACACGCTTATGTCAGTTGGCGTTATGGGGGTCAAACTGCAAACGTCAATGACTTGCGCGAACGTTTGCAAGCGTTGAAAAAGAAGCCGGTGCGTAAAGCTTTTAAATCCTAAGTTGTGAATTTATTTCACTTTCAGGTTAGTACGGATTTAGGAAAAATGTTGAGTTGACGGGACTCATAACGTCGCCGAGTTTGGAAGTATCGGCAACGTTACGAGTCCAGCCAAGCTCACACTTTAATATTAGTCCTGGCAAATCGTTAGGGTTATTGGCTGGCACTGCTTAATTTTAACGGCAATTCCTTGGGCTTTCTCGTGTTCTAAATCTTCTATGTAACCGTTTTGAGAGAGTTCAGCATCTTTGGCCGTGATGAAAGGGCCAAAGTAGTAGGTGCAGGCCGGCTGAAAAGTAATAATTTCTACCCACCAAGCTAATTCTAATTTTTCTAAGCAAACAGTAAAAATGTCTTCGATTTGTTTGGCTAAATTCATGAAGGTTCCCTCAAAGTTTTTGCTGAACCGCTTAATTAAAGTTTCGATTAATGACTAAAAATACTTAATTGTCTGTAAAAAATAGATAATTTTGATAGGCAAATAATATCTTGACTCAACGATGCTCTTTGAAAAAATACGCTGCGAGTGTTATTCATCTGAAAATTTTCCCTTTCAGTCCTGAAGCAGATGACTGATATTTTTTGACAAAGTTTTGAATACTATATCGGTAATGCCGGCTTTTTTGTCGTTGACGGATAGCAGAAAAGTTCGATTCATTAAGGTGCAAGTCAGAGGGAGTTTCAATCTCTTAGTAACAATTAAACGAGTCTCTACATTATTCTTTATAAGATGTATACCCTGGAACCCCCTAACGATAGATTTGCAGAAGACATCTTAAATAAGGGTTAGCTGAAATAGGGGTTAGGGTGGTTGTAATTTGACCGCCACAGGGACTTCTTGAAGTTGAGCTAGGTAAGGGTAGAGTGGGATAGAAGTTTGTCTGGTTTTTTTGAGCTAGATCCAAAACTTTACAAAATTTTACACTTAACAAGGTCCGTGGGGAATATTCCTTTTTGGCAATTTTCAGCATTAAGTGCTAAAAATCAAATAGAGCGGCTGGGATCGGTGGAGCGAAATCAATGAATCGCCACCGGCACAACATCGCTAAACTATCTCCTCATTCAGCCAAACCATGCAGAAAACCCACGTAAAATCGCACCCAAGCGATCGCCCTCAACTGAGTGTTGACATTCAGGGGGTAGGTTTCCCCATTCTGTGCTTGCATGGCCATCCTGGTTCCGGCCCTAGTATGGCCGTTTTTACAAAGCATTTATCTCGGCGGTTCCAAACCGTGGCTCCTGATCTCCGAGGATATGGCAAGAGTCTGGCGAGTAATGACTTTGATATGACCGATCACATGCTCGATTTGGAAGCGCTTTTAGACCGATTGAGTATCGAGCGGTGCTTGGTTCTGGGATGGTCTTTGGGAGGGATATTAGCGATTGAGCTAGCGCTGAGGCTGCCGGCGCGAGTCACCGGCCTGATTTTAGTGGCCACCGCCGCACGGCCTAGGGGCAGCCATCCGCCGATTACCTGGCAAGATTTGCTCTACACTGGAGTGGCTGGGATCGTGAACCGGGCTAGTCCAGGCTGGCAGTGGAATATTGACACTTTTGGCAAGCGCTCGTTATTCCGTTATCTGATACAGCAACACACAGCCACTGCTTACCAACACATTGCCGATGAAGGACTGCCGGCGTATTTGCAAACGTCTGGTGCGGCAAGACGGGCACTTGAGAAAGCGCTGCAATCCGGTTACAACCGGCTTGACGTTTTGCCCCAGATTCAATGCCCAAGTTTAGTTCTCGCTGCAGCAGCAGATCGCCACATTACCCCTGAGTCGAGTTTAGAAACCGCTCAACTTCTGCAGAACTGCCAATCTCATTGCTACCCCAATACAGCTCACCTGTTCCCTTGGGAAATTCCAGACCAAGTTCTAGCCGACATCGACGGCTGGATGGCTCTACATCCACAAATGGTAGCAACAGATGTATGAATGAGGCTTAATCTCCTCACACAAAAAGTCCGAGCGCTTGCTGAGTCACGATAGAAAGGCAGTTTATTAAACCTCTCATCTAGCGGAACGTTTAGTTCTGCCTTGCTCAGATTAAACAGCTATGCCCGAACATTGGCCTCACTTACAAGTTGTTCCACTCGCTGCTGCGATGGCTCAACCGGCTAAGGTTGACTGCTAAAAACAGGGATGTTGCGCTTGCGGTCACGCATCTCCCCCATTTCGTCATAGACAGTGAGATAGAGGGGCTTACACCGCTTAGTTTTGAGGGTAATGCCCTGAGCGCCTTCTTGGAGCAAATCTTCCATGTATCCTGCCTGAGCAGATTCAGCTTCTTTCTTTGTCATGAAAGGGCCAAAGTAGTAGGTACACCGGGGGGTTTCGGTAACGACCTCAACCCAGAAAGCCCAACCTAAGAGGTTAAGCAAGCTAATCATCAATTCTTTCATTGCGTTTTGCCTATTTACCAAGGGTTCGTGGGGATGCTACGCGGTCGAAGAAGTGTTGTTATCTTTTACATTTTGTTATACTATCTTGCTTTTGTTTTTTCAATTGTTTTCTTTCTTGAAAGAATCAAGGTAAAACGTACTAGACCATCGCTGACGATAAATTTCGTAAAGCGCCATGCCGGCGGCAACCGAGACATTGAGGCTGGGCGTTTTTCCCTGTAATGGAATTGAAACCAATTGATCACAGCAACGCTGTATCAAAAGACTCAAACCCTCTCCTTCAGAGCCAACGACTAGGACTATCGGGCCGGTGAATTTTACTGTGTGTACCGTCTGGCTAGTCTTGGCTGCCGTCCCGTATATCCAGAAGCCCTCTGTTTTTAATTCTTCCAAGGCTCTAGCAAGATTGACAACTCTTGCGACTGGAAAATTTTCTAAAGCGCCTGCTGCCACTTTTCTCACAGTTGAAGTAATGCCAACAGCCCGTCGTTGGGGGATCACCAACCCTTGGGCACCCACAGCTTCAGCTGTGCGAATGATTGCCCCAAGATTGTGCGGATCGGTAATACTATCAGCGGCAATAATCACAGGTTGATCGGAAGCAGATTTGGCTTGGGCGATCAGATCTCCTAGCTCGAAGTAATCGTAGGATGAG
Above is a window of Microcoleus sp. FACHB-672 DNA encoding:
- a CDS encoding DUF1816 domain-containing protein codes for the protein MNLAKQIEDIFTVCLEKLELAWWVEIITFQPACTYYFGPFITAKDAELSQNGYIEDLEHEKAQGIAVKIKQCQPITLTICQD
- a CDS encoding alpha/beta fold hydrolase, with the protein product MHGHPGSGPSMAVFTKHLSRRFQTVAPDLRGYGKSLASNDFDMTDHMLDLEALLDRLSIERCLVLGWSLGGILAIELALRLPARVTGLILVATAARPRGSHPPITWQDLLYTGVAGIVNRASPGWQWNIDTFGKRSLFRYLIQQHTATAYQHIADEGLPAYLQTSGAARRALEKALQSGYNRLDVLPQIQCPSLVLAAAADRHITPESSLETAQLLQNCQSHCYPNTAHLFPWEIPDQVLADIDGWMALHPQMVATDV
- a CDS encoding DUF1816 domain-containing protein, translating into MKELMISLLNLLGWAFWVEVVTETPRCTYYFGPFMTKKEAESAQAGYMEDLLQEGAQGITLKTKRCKPLYLTVYDEMGEMRDRKRNIPVFSSQP
- the rlmB gene encoding 23S rRNA (guanosine(2251)-2'-O)-methyltransferase RlmB; translated protein: MPEKPQNPSPRGKPQRNKLSLKPKSKRVITTPVSSTSERRGERKRSITTPTSSTSERRGERKRSITTPTSSTSERRGDRKLTIPSRPAEERTFQSRQRQVIETPLPPSEEEADLIYGRHPVLSALENQRQLHRLWITPQLRYDPRFHALILQAKDNGTVVDEVEYRRLDQITQKANHQGVAAQVSSYDYFELGDLIAQAKSASDQPVIIAADSITDPHNLGAIIRTAEAVGAQGLVIPQRRAVGITSTVRKVAAGALENFPVARVVNLARALEELKTEGFWIYGTAAKTSQTVHTVKFTGPIVLVVGSEGEGLSLLIQRCCDQLVSIPLQGKTPSLNVSVAAGMALYEIYRQRWSSTFYLDSFKKENN